CAATGAATTCTGCTAACTCAGTATCCTTTACTTTTTGGCGAATATGGCCATAGCCTTTTTTAAGATCTCATTCTCTTGTTGGAGACGGAGCATTTCCTTCTTCATCTCAACCATCTCTTTCTGGGTGATGGACTCATCTCCAGAACCCACTGGAGTCAACTGCTTAATCCATCTGTAAACCGTCACTTCAGATACGCCATATTCGCCGGACAGATCTTTAACAGAAGTTCCTGAGTGGTAGAAATCCACAATCATTTTTTTAAAGTCGTCATTGAATTTCTTACGGTTCATATTGGACACATCCTCTCCCAATTTTTATTGTAAGGGACTTAACTAAAATGTGTCCATGAAACTATACTAACACCAATGATCGCTGGTTTAGATGTTCAAGAATTTCTTATAATTTCTTCTATTACGGGCTTTATCTTTTTTAAATCACTCGATACGATCTCCCAAACAATTTCTTCATCAATCCCGAAGTACTCGTGTATGAGAATATTCCTTAAGCCAATCATGCTTTTCCAAGGCACACTTGGATAACTTTCACGAATCTCATCAGGCACGTATTTGC
The Caldalkalibacillus uzonensis genome window above contains:
- a CDS encoding HepT-like ribonuclease domain-containing protein, producing MTKKYIMFLEDILKCIDKIEEYTKGMDFEKFRNNQLVIDAVIRNLEVIGEASKYVPDEIRESYPSVPWKSMIGLRNILIHEYFGIDEEIVWEIVSSDLKKIKPVIEEIIRNS